Within the Plectropomus leopardus isolate mb chromosome 15, YSFRI_Pleo_2.0, whole genome shotgun sequence genome, the region TGCCAGCTCAGCTCTATGGGTCAAATTCCTCTGTCagcgtgctgctgctgctgagtcgTGGTGATAGAGAAACTGTTTACAGGGGGAGGATGCAGACAACCGGTAGTCCTGATCACACAGGTGCAGTAAAGTTCAGGAGGGAGGGACCAGAGAGGGAATGTCCTCAGTCACTGTCAAACTTAATAGAGTTGATTGTGGTGGAGATGGCTCCGCCGCGGTAGCTTcccctcttcttcttcgtcttttCGTGGCGGAATGATTTACCTTTTGTGAACTTGAGCACGTCGTTGGCTTTCTGGCCCCAGTCCCCCTCGGCTCCGAACTGAAATATCAAAGACAAATGAGCACGTCAGAGAGTGTTTTGTGTCACCTCGGCAAAGGATAAATTTAGGACCAATTTTACAAGacccaaactgaaaaaaaaaaacaaaaaaaaaaacatgaatcaacattttttacatcCAGTTAAGAATgattttgtccaaatgtttattgtaacattcaGTGAAAAAGTTAGGAAATACTTTAACTACTGATGATTTTTATGACTGATTTTGTGTATCTCACTCTGTATGTGGATTATTCAACTGCTTTAATTCTCAtcatgaaatgttttggaaaagggATTTGGtcaattatttttagatttaacactgcaaagtcagaaaaaaaaatccttcttcCAATgtctcagcatttttttaagacaagatattttaataccaattaaggctttatttttagattaaaggATGCAATGCCTCGTAAGACCATAGAAGGATCTGCAGGAAGCCTGCAGTGGATTCTGAACTTACCTTCGCCTCAAAAGAGTTATCTGCAAGACGGGGATCCACTGCTACTTCCTCCTCTCTTATTCTACGGAACGGTATGTTGGAGGACTGAAACACACAAGTAATTCCTGTTAAATGTTGTCTCTTTTCTCCTCACAAAACTCAGGCTTAAGACAAAGTTCCAGTGTCTTACCTTCTTATTGGCTTTAGGAAATGTCTGTGGCGTCTTAACTGCTTTCTTGTTTTTCGGTGTCTTATCTgctgcctcttcctcttcacTTTCTGACGACTCctcatctctttttctctttctgattGTGCCTGCATGAATCACAGGGAAAAACAGTTAAGTGTGCTGATATAAGTAAACAATGAGAGTATTCTATAAACCTAATATGCATGAAACTACACCGCATTTAAAAGACCGATAAAGGTTGGGTATAAACTTCTCTTGTATATCAGCTGTTGGACGGATCATGTTCGGTATTTAAGACTTACCGTTTGTGACAGGGGTGGTGGGCGCTGTGGctgctttttttggtgcttcCTCCTCATCTGATGAACTGTCTGACGAGCTGCTGCTCTCTTTAGCTTTAGCTGCTGGGGTCACCTTGGGCGTTGCGGCAGGTGTAGCAGGTTTGCTTTTACTGGCCTCTTCCTCGTCGGAGCTGCTGTCGCTGGATGACGACTCTGCTGGAGTCTTGGCTGCCGCTGCTTTGGGTGTTGCTGCTTTGGGTGTTGCTGCTTTGCCATTGGTGACCGCAGGCTTTGCAGGAGTGGACTTTGTTTCGGTCTCTGAGTCAGAGCTGTCTGAAGACTCGGAGCTGCTCTCAGCCTTCTTTGTTGAAGCTGCAGCTGCCTTTTTGGCTGTGGGTGTGCCAGCAGGGgtcactgctgctgcttgtttCTTGACTGCAGGTTTGGCTGCCTCACTCTCAGAGTCTGAGCTGTCCGagtcagagctgctgtctgctgctgccgcAGCCTTTGCGGCAGGCTTTGTAACTGGTGTAGCTgctttagctgctgctgctgctggcttgGCTTTCACTGGTTCGTCGTCATCCTCAGAGGACGAGTCAGAGTCcgagctgctctctgctgcagcagcaggcttTGCTGCAGGAGTAGCAGGCTTTGAGGCTGGCTTAGCTGGTTTAGCTGCAGCAGCTTTAGCCTTGACTGCTGGTTCTTCGTCTTCAGAAGATGAGTCAGAGTCtaagctgctctctgctgcagcagcaagcTTTGCAACAGGAGTAGTGGGCTTTGCAGCTGGTGTGGctggttttgctgctgctgttggcttAGCCTTCGCTGGTTCTTCCTCATCCTCAGAAGAGTCGGAGTCTGAGCTactctctgctgcagcagcaggcttTGCAGCAGGTTTGGCAGCAGGCTTTGTGACCAGGGTTGCTGGTTTAGCTGCTGCTGGCTTGGCTTTCACTGCTTCATCCTCAGAGGACGAGTCGGAGTctgagctgctctctgctgcagcagcaggcttTGCTGCAGGAGTAGCAGGCTTTGAGGCTGGCTTAGCTGGCTTAGCTGCAGCAGGTTTAGCCTTGACTGCTGGTTCTTCGTCTTCAGAAGACGAGTCAGAGTctgagctgctctctgctgcagcagcaggcttTGCTGCAGGAGTAGTGGGCTTTGCAGCTGGTGTGGCTGGTTTAGCTGCTGTAGGCTTAGCCTTAGCTGGTTCCTCCTCATCCTCGGATGAGTCAGAGTctgagctgctctctgctgctgcaggaggctTCGCTGCAGGAGGCTTTGCTGCGGGGGTAGCAGGCTTTGAAGCCGGGGTAGCTGGTTTAGCCGCAGGTTTGGCTTTAACTTGTTCTTCCTCGTCCTCAGAGGAGTCCTCTGAATCcgagctgctctctgctgccttAGCTGGGCGTTTAGGAGCAGCGGCAGGCTTTGGTGGGGCAGTTTTAGCGGCAGGTTTTGCTGGAGCATCATCTTCAGAGCTGCTTTCTGAATGTGAGAAGAATGGCAAcggaaaagaaaagactttgaaagttttgcaaaaagacacattaatgTACGGTCAGTGGCCAGTTCATTAGGTAACACTGCAGTAAATCCagtaaaaatgtacacaaattaatgcaaattcaagcttttgcaaaaatacaatatatcaCTTTCACAGAAATGCTGGGATCCCATGCTCAAAATCCGTTGTCTCTTACCTGAGCTCGAGGACTCGTCTTTTTTAGCTGGGGCAGTCTTAGCAGGTGCAGGCTTAGCCGCGGGCTTCTTTGTcgtcttctcctcttcttcttctgaaCTGGAGTCCTCCTCTGAGGAGTCTTCTTTAGCAGCTGTGGCTTTAGCGGCAGCAGGTTTAGCTGGAGCAGCCTTGGCAGGATTTACCTTCGCTGCAGGTTTCTTTGCCTCCTCTTCGTCATCTGAACTTGATGAGTCTGAATCTTCCTCTTTAGCAGGTGCAGCCTTGGCTGGTGCAGCTTTGACCGGGGCGGCTTTGACCGCAGGCTTCTTTGCCTCCTCTTCATCTGAGCTTGAATCTGGCAAGACATGAAGATGGAGAAAATTATTTGTCACGTTTGGCATTTGGATCgtgcagagtaaaaaaaaaatccagacagGGATTGTGATGATTACCTGAGCTTTCAGAGCTGGACTCCTGCTTCTTTGCAGCAGGTTTGGCGACAGCAGTTTTTGCCGCTGCAGGTTTTGCTGTGAAGATTCCAAATTTGTTAgacatgtcattaaaaacactgatactTCAAATTCAGAAAGGAGGCCACCCCTTACCAGCTactttcttctcttcctcctcatcactGCTGTCTGAGGACTCGCTGTCCTGGGCCTTGCTGGCTGCTGGTGCAGGTGGAGCTTTCTGGACTGATGCAGGAGGTGGGACTGCGCTGTACGCTCCTGTCAAGACAAAGGAAACTCATCAGCATCAGAACATATAACAGAGCCTCTGTATAATATTCTAACCACTTGGGATCAGGTGATCATTTGCTATTGACATCACCTGCTTTGGGTTTTTTGCTGGGAGGAGCCTCATCTTCAGATGAGTCTTCGCTGCTTgattcagcagcagctgcagccgtCTTTACTGGGGGAGCTTTGGCTGGAGCTGGTTTGGCTGGAGCCTATCAGGACATGTGACGCATTATAGTGTGCACATTTTTTACTCGTACAAACAATATTTGACTGATATTTAATCAATATTAAATGTGGCCGGATAATTTTGCTCACCTTGGCTGGTTCTTCGTCTTCAGAATCTGAGGAGCTATCTTCACTACTGCTGCTCTCTTGCTTTTTCTGAGCTGCACCTTTGGCAGGAACAGCTGTTTTGGGTGTTGTGACAGCACCAGCCTTGGCTTCTATTATTGAGAGGGAATTAAGATAAGACACGTTTTCATTCTCATCTCAGCTTTAGTGAACAATTAAAGATAGTTGCAGTACAGAATATCAACGCCTTCTGGCTCTAAACTCACTTGCAGATGCTTTGGCCGGCTGCTCGTCCTCAGAATCAGACTCTTCACTGCTAGAGCTGCTGTCTTTCTTCCTCCCAGCAGCAGGTGCAGCCGGCGACTTCACAGGGGCCTATATGcagaaactacatttaaataatgacttaaaCCCACAAACAAAGCCTTGCCCAAATGAGTAGATCTGGGATGAACATTTCATTTGGATGTTTCCACCTTTGCAGGAGCCTTAGTAGGggccttctcctcctctgagtCACTGGAGTCTTCACTGCTGCTGGATGCAGCTttaggagctgctgctgctgctttagcAGGCACCACCTTgactgctaaaaacaacagagaaatgtAATCTGATAATGCTGTGGAAGGTTTCAGGAGAGGTCATTAATGATAAAATTCAACCCCTTTTATCTGTTCTCTGtggtaaatatatttatattaccTGCAGGGGCTGCCTTAGTTGGTTTTGTAACAGCCTCTTCATCCTCGCTGCTTGACTCTTCGCTGCTGGAGCTCTCTGTACTGGTTTTTGCTTTCTTGGCTGATGGGCCGTTTGTACCTTCAGCCTCGTTAGGAGACACTTTTCGTTTTCTGGCTTCAGGAGACCTAGGAAGAGCCAAAGTGATATTAAAAGGAGAAAACTCCCTAAAAACAATTCACCtgtcatttacaaaataaacagcaagATTCTACTTTTAAACTATTTCCTCTCAAGCTGAACTAAAGAGACAAATGTCCTGATTTCAACAAGAGACAATTATAAGAGCAGCTACTGCTGCTGAAAGAGCAATAAACCCCGAGATACTTGGACAGTAGTGATCCTGGAGCTGAATTATATATCTTGTTACAGGGAAAATGCACACTGATTGgccacatacatacacacacacacacacacacacacacacacacacacacttgcaagTGTTGGCCAAAATGGCAGATGggttttaaaacacatttatttgtatttaaacaaCTGTAAACTTGGTAAGCCCACACAGCCAATAACAAATTTAAGGGTTTGCGGATCAGTTTTGTCACGTGATTGTGTCGCCAGTTAAAGCACCGATCTATCTGCCGAGGAAAACTGCGAGTTTCTATTTAGATATATGCAAACAAACTGTTTCACAAATGGCTTACAGTACGTGCTAAACAATGTTAAgtaaatttttacatttttgcattgaGGCATCGAGAACGTAGAAACACATTTGTAgtgacattatttgaaaatggaaaacagcccaaaatatGCCTTGTTTATATATTCAAGTTTATTGACTTCAGTATAAACACAAGCCTTAGCataaagggaaaaacaaaaagcaactcACTTCACCCAGAAGTTGTAGATGTTGACGAGGGTTTCCTCATTTTCATCTTGTGGAGTCTGTAGAAAAACAAGCGAAGCGCCAACTTAACCAATAAACTGCAATTTACTACGACGCAACACACCGTGTGAGCTCCATTCACAATATATTAGCTGATaactatttattatataaacaaGTGGCAGCTGACACACGTGTACCCCTACACGTGCTAACCTGACCGGCGCCTGCACGTTACATGGAAACAGCCTCACTCCTTGTGCAGTCTGTCTTCATAAATTCAGGAGCATGAGAGCCCGACACACTGACTGTCGAGCATACAAGCTGAGCTACTTACCACTTTAGTCTGTTTCAGAAACTGCTGAGCCGCTTTGGTGAACTTGTTCTCGAGCAGAAACGAATAAACGCATTTATAGAGATCACTCGGCATCGACTTTTCCGCCGCCATCTTCACCACGCTCCTTCTGGAAGACAAGGAAGTGGACGGAACCGTCACTTGTGGGCATGCGCACTGGCGTATTAAGATGACGTTAACATGTGTTTGAGAAGATACACTTCAGAAAAGGTAAATCTACCCCAAAATAAGTCCACGCAAACATGAAAGTTACAGCTTGAAAGAAAATTCCGACAGGTGGCACTAGGAGGTTAGTTAAAATATTTACCTCTCGGTCAAGCTAGCCTCCTCTCCGAAGAAGACGTAGAAGTATTGCTAGCCGCCGACGTGTTTAGTGGTTTATGTGTATGATAGGAATTACGGTAAAAGCGTGTGAGGGCTGCCTTCAAAGTAAAAGGTTAATTCTGCTGACATTCATTCAACAAGTCGGTCTGCATAGCACACCACCCCGGTGTGTCACCCAAACAGTTCCAGGACAATCTGATGTGGATTTAAGAAAAAACCATTAGAGCACACTGAAATCTCATGTTTGTGCAGTCTTCACTATAGATTCAGATTCAAATGATAAGGAAACAACCTGTTGCCAAGGAACAAATTTGTTTCAGAGTGATATCAGATGACACCAGTGTGTAACAGGACTCTCTGATGTGGATTTAAAAATTACAGCGCATCAAAACCTCACATCTGAGCTGTCTTCACCGTAAATTCAGATTTGGACTTAAAAGTTAAATGGGATTCAGCAGAacggagcttttattttgaagtcggGCCTCACACGCTCGTACCGTAATGCCTATAATATACACGAACAACTAAAGAAGGCGGCTAGTTAGACTCTTTTTCGGAATGGAGGCTCGCTTTACTCCAGCGGATTTTATTAGTAGGCAAAATacgtttaaaatgaaaagtcgTTAGTTTAGTAGTACTTTTTGAGTAGCACCATGTTATTTACGGTCTTATTTTTCATACTTTGTCAGCCATATCGTTATCAACATAGGCGCATGTTTTTTACGTCATCACTAAAGACCTTTCTTGTCCCTCGTGTCATAACATGGTCGTCTTTTAGCTGACTGGCAATGACATCGACTCACCGCCGGCTGAATTAAGAGTGTGAATAGAGGATTTCTTCTCTGGAGCCATGCCTCGCTACGAGCTGGCCCTGATCCTGAAGGTGATGCAGCGGCCGGAGACAGCGGCTGCTGTCCGGCGGACGGTGGAGACTCTGATGGAGCGGGGCGCGGTGGTGAGGGACCTGGAGAACCTGGGGGAGAGGACGCTGCCCTACAAGATGAACAAACACAATGAGAAACACAGTCGAGGGACTTACTTTCTGTTCGACTTCTACGCGGCCCCCAGCATCATCACAGGCTTTCTGGATCATCTGCACCGTGATGTGGACGTGGTGAGGCCCACTGTGCTCAAGAAGGACGACGCGGTTTCCAGGACTAACTGCTGTGGCCCCCAGCAGTGACTGAATGTAAGGAATGAATGATGCAGGTGAGCCAGATGAATCAATGCCAACAATgtatctgtttaaaaatgaaaacccaCAGCTGGAGCAGGAGCGATGTTCTCGTGCACAAGTTGCCAAAAGTAGGGTCTACACATTTAACTTTTCCATGGATGGATTTAAGCAGGGCTCGACCGATAGagggtttttcagggccgataccaattatgagtagttaatgagaccaataactgacATGTGGAACcaatatacatttacaaaaaaaaatttaaaataattgttttaatgcctttaactgaaatattcaacatcatatacaagttcctagcaactttttaaaaataaagtcaagtgaaaatatgaataaaaatggcTCCTTAAGGTTCTACATCATAAAAGTTTCTCCCTTGCtgatattttttggcactttttaattaattaatcttatCTGTGATTATTAAagtaaaatgcagatacagatgatcagcaaaatgacaaatatcggccccaataatcagccaggctgcTAATCTGTCGACCCTAGattataaaactgaaattaatgaCTATTTTCATCATCTAATTAATTATATCTTTAGTAAAATGACGCATTAATTTCACAGGTTAAGACTGAGCTCAAAGTAAttcctaaagaaaaaaaaaaggcgtcAGCATTAATCTGAATAAAATCAAGATGATCAAAAAACTCATTACGTCTGTGAGGCTGTGACATCCAAGTTTCTACTGCGTGCAAACGTTAATTGGAATTTGtgaattttctgtcaatttttgtAGCCAGTCATCTCTGTGTTCAAAGTTCAaaagcatctgtgatggtatgggtGGGTGCTGGTGCCaatggcatcatgggtaacttgcacatcAGTGAAGGTATGATGATTGCTGAAAGGTAAACACAGGTTTTGGTGCAaaatatgctgccatccagacgATGTCTGTTCCGCTTATCCCAGCAAGATGATGCCAAGTCACATCCTGCACCTCACAACAGTGTGGCTTCGTAGTAGAAGAGTCCGGGCCCtagactggcctgcctgcaTTTAGACCTTActcctgttaaaaatgtgtggtGCATCGATACACAAATTTGACAATGGAGATCCCGGTGTGTGGAGAAACTGAAGTCATATATTGATCAAGAATAGGAAAgtatattattttcaaaactCCAACAGTCAGTGTCCTTTGTTCCCAAatgctgttgttaaaagaaaatgtgatgtaaCATGTAGGTAAACATGCTCCTGTCCCAACTTTTTGGAGGCAAGTTTTTTTACAACAGTGTCAACAAGGATTTGCATGcaattgcattctgtttttatttagggGTTTTTTAAGGTTCATACCTTTGTCTTCTTAAAACCTATTTGGAAGTCAGCTTGGATTTAATAGGACGTGAAAGGCACAGTCTTGTCTCTGCTGAAAGGTACCTTTGAGATGAAGTAAACTGCTTATGTAAATAGCCCTTAGATGTAACGAACTTGCACAACAGCGTAAGATTTGAAGGTGCTGGCCTCATTGTAGTTATCAGGTGAATGTAAGAGAGATTCATAGATAAATCATGGGCTATTTAGCAAGAAGTTGCAGttcagaaatgccaaaaacatgttaatttagaCTTTATGTTGCCattataaaacactttttattgagaaactttaaaatgtaatgctgAGTTAATATCTTCGTCACATTTCATTCTGAAACAACTGTAGAAACTCTTCTCAAAAATGTTATTGGTATGTGCCTATGATAAAAATAACCctcaaatattgatattgttatCATCCTCAAGAATTCAGTATCGGTCATGCTGATCATGGTGTAACCTTACAGTGACTTCAGTATATGTGTTTATGCAGTCAGTGTCCTGTACCTTCTGTTTATGGAGATCATGCTGTGC harbors:
- the mrps6 gene encoding 28S ribosomal protein S6, mitochondrial, with protein sequence MPRYELALILKVMQRPETAAAVRRTVETLMERGAVVRDLENLGERTLPYKMNKHNEKHSRGTYFLFDFYAAPSIITGFLDHLHRDVDVVRPTVLKKDDAVSRTNCCGPQQ
- the nolc1 gene encoding nucleolar and coiled-body phosphoprotein 1 isoform X2, which encodes MAAEKSMPSDLYKCVYSFLLENKFTKAAQQFLKQTKVTPQDENEETLVNIYNFWVKSPEARKRKVSPNEAEGTNGPSAKKAKTSTESSSSEESSSEDEEAVTKPTKAAPAVKVVPAKAAAAAPKAASSSSEDSSDSEEEKAPTKAPAKAPVKSPAAPAAGRKKDSSSSSEESDSEDEQPAKASAKAKAGAVTTPKTAVPAKGAAQKKQESSSSEDSSSDSEDEEPAKAPAKPAPAKAPPVKTAAAAAESSSEDSSEDEAPPSKKPKAGAYSAVPPPASVQKAPPAPAASKAQDSESSDSSDEEEEKKVAAKPAAAKTAVAKPAAKKQESSSESSDSSSDEEEAKKPAVKAAPVKAAPAKAAPAKEEDSDSSSSDDEEEAKKPAAKVNPAKAAPAKPAAAKATAAKEDSSEEDSSSEEEEEKTTKKPAAKPAPAKTAPAKKDESSSSESSSEDDAPAKPAAKTAPPKPAAAPKRPAKAAESSSDSEDSSEDEEEQVKAKPAAKPATPASKPATPAAKPPAAKPPAAAESSSDSDSSEDEEEPAKAKPTAAKPATPAAKPTTPAAKPAAAAESSSDSDSSSEDEEPAVKAKPAAAKPAKPASKPATPAAKPAAAAESSSDSDSSSEDEAVKAKPAAAKPATLVTKPAAKPAAKPAAAAESSSDSDSSEDEEEPAKAKPTAAAKPATPAAKPTTPVAKLAAAAESSLDSDSSSEDEEPAVKAKAAAAKPAKPASKPATPAAKPAAAAESSSDSDSSSEDDDEPVKAKPAAAAAKAATPVTKPAAKAAAAADSSSDSDSSDSESEAAKPAVKKQAAAVTPAGTPTAKKAAAASTKKAESSSESSDSSDSETETKSTPAKPAVTNGKAATPKAATPKAAAAKTPAESSSSDSSSDEEEASKSKPATPAATPKVTPAAKAKESSSSSDSSSDEEEAPKKAATAPTTPVTNGTIRKRKRDEESSESEEEEAADKTPKNKKAVKTPQTFPKANKKSSNIPFRRIREEEVAVDPRLADNSFEAKFGAEGDWGQKANDVLKFTKGKSFRHEKTKKKRGSYRGGAISTTINSIKFDSD
- the nolc1 gene encoding nucleolar and coiled-body phosphoprotein 1 isoform X1, with protein sequence MAAEKSMPSDLYKCVYSFLLENKFTKAAQQFLKQTKVTPQDENEETLVNIYNFWVKSPEARKRKVSPNEAEGTNGPSAKKAKTSTESSSSEESSSEDEEAVTKPTKAAPAAVKVVPAKAAAAAPKAASSSSEDSSDSEEEKAPTKAPAKAPVKSPAAPAAGRKKDSSSSSEESDSEDEQPAKASAKAKAGAVTTPKTAVPAKGAAQKKQESSSSEDSSSDSEDEEPAKAPAKPAPAKAPPVKTAAAAAESSSEDSSEDEAPPSKKPKAGAYSAVPPPASVQKAPPAPAASKAQDSESSDSSDEEEEKKVAAKPAAAKTAVAKPAAKKQESSSESSDSSSDEEEAKKPAVKAAPVKAAPAKAAPAKEEDSDSSSSDDEEEAKKPAAKVNPAKAAPAKPAAAKATAAKEDSSEEDSSSEEEEEKTTKKPAAKPAPAKTAPAKKDESSSSESSSEDDAPAKPAAKTAPPKPAAAPKRPAKAAESSSDSEDSSEDEEEQVKAKPAAKPATPASKPATPAAKPPAAKPPAAAESSSDSDSSEDEEEPAKAKPTAAKPATPAAKPTTPAAKPAAAAESSSDSDSSSEDEEPAVKAKPAAAKPAKPASKPATPAAKPAAAAESSSDSDSSSEDEAVKAKPAAAKPATLVTKPAAKPAAKPAAAAESSSDSDSSEDEEEPAKAKPTAAAKPATPAAKPTTPVAKLAAAAESSLDSDSSSEDEEPAVKAKAAAAKPAKPASKPATPAAKPAAAAESSSDSDSSSEDDDEPVKAKPAAAAAKAATPVTKPAAKAAAAADSSSDSDSSDSESEAAKPAVKKQAAAVTPAGTPTAKKAAAASTKKAESSSESSDSSDSETETKSTPAKPAVTNGKAATPKAATPKAAAAKTPAESSSSDSSSDEEEASKSKPATPAATPKVTPAAKAKESSSSSDSSSDEEEAPKKAATAPTTPVTNGTIRKRKRDEESSESEEEEAADKTPKNKKAVKTPQTFPKANKKSSNIPFRRIREEEVAVDPRLADNSFEAKFGAEGDWGQKANDVLKFTKGKSFRHEKTKKKRGSYRGGAISTTINSIKFDSD